From the genome of Bradyrhizobium sp. ORS 278:
ACATCGTGTTCGCGCGCATCGACCGTCGCCGCAAGCTGCCGGTGACGTCGCTGATGTTCGCGCTCGGCCTCGACGGCGAGCAGATCCTGGCGACCTTCTACAAGAAGCTGATCTACAAGCGCATCAAGGAAGGCTGGCGCGTTCCGTTCGACGCCAACCGTTTCCGCGGCTATTCGACCGTCAACGACCTGATCGACGCCGACACCGGCAAGGTCGTGCTCGAGGCCGGCAAGAAGCTCACCGTCCGCGCCGCCCGCCAGCTCCAGGAGAAGGGGCTGAAGGCGCTGCGCATGTCGGACGAGGAGCTGCTCGGCAACTACATCGCCGAGGATCTCGTGAACCCGAAGACCGGCGAGATCTACGCCGAGGCCGGCGAGGAGATCACCGACAAGCTGTTCAAGGTGCTGAACGAGCAGGGCTACAAGGACCTGCCGCTGCTCGACATCGACCACGTCAATGTCGGTCCCTACATCCGCAACACGCTGTCGGCCGACAAGAACATGACGCGTGAGGACGCGCTGTTCGACATCTATCGCGTGATGCGTCCGGGCGAGCCGCCGACACTCGATTCCGCGCAGGCGATGTTCCAGTCGCTGTTCTTCGACGCCGAGCGCTACGACCTCTCCGCGGTCGGCCGCGTCAAGATGAACATGCGCCTCGAGCTCGATGCGCCGGACACCCAGCGCACGCTGCGCAAGGAGGACATCCTCGCGGTCATCAAGACCCTTGTGGACCTGCGCGACGGCAAGGGCGAGATCGACGACATCGACCATCTCGGCAACCGCCGCGTCCGCTCGGTCGGCGAGCTGATGGAGAACCAATACCGCATCGGTCTCTTGCGCATGGAGCGCGCCATCAAGGAGCGCATGTCGAGCGTCGACATCGACACCGTGATGCCGCAGGACCTGATCAACGCCAAGCCGGCCGCGGCCGCGGTGCGCGAGTTCTTCGGCTCGTCGCAGCTGTCGCAGTTCATGGACCAGACCAACCCGCTGTCGGAGATCACCCACAAGCGCCGCCTGTCGGCGCTTGGACCGGGCGGTCTGACCCGCGAGCGCGCCGGCTTCGAGGTGCGCGACGTGCATCCGACGCATTACGGCCGCATCTGCCCGATCGAGACGCCGGAAGGTCCGAACATCGGCCTGATCAACTCGCTGGCGACGTTCGCCCGCGTCAACAAGTATGGCTTCGTCGAGACGCCGTACCGCAAGGTCAAGGACGGCCGCGTCACCGACGAGGTGGTGTATCTGTCCGCCATGGAGGAGGGGCGCTACCGCGTCGCGCAGGCCAACGTGCCGCTCGATGCCAAGGGCCGCTTCACCGAGGACCTCGTGGTCTGCCGTCATGCCGGCGAAGTCGTGCCGATGACGCCGGACAAGGTCGACTACATGGACGTGTCTCCGAAGCAGCTGGTTTCGGTCGCCGCGGCGCTGATTCCGTTCCTTGAGAACGACGACGCCAACCGCGCGCTGATGGGCTCGAACATGCAGCGCCAGGCGGTGCCGCTGGTTCGCGCCGAGGCGCCGTTCGTCGGCACCGGCATGGAAGGCGTGGTCGCTCGTGACTCGGGTGCCGCGATCGCGGCGCGCCGTTCGGGCGTGATCGACCAGATCGACGCCACCCGCGTCGTCATCCGCGCCACCGAAGATCTCGATCCGACCAAGTCGGGCGTCGACATCTACCGGCTGATGAAGTTCCAGCGCTCCAACCAGTCGACCTGCATCAACCAGCGTCCGCTGGTGAAGGTCGGCGACATCGTCAAGAAGGGCGACATCATCGCCGACGGTCCCTCGACCGATCTCGGCGAGCTCGCGCTCGGCCGCAACGTGCTGGTCGCGTTCATGCCGTGGAACGGCTACAACTTCGAAGACTCGATCCTGCTCTCCGAGCGGATCGTGAAGGAGGACGTCTTCACCTCGATCCACATCGAGGAGTTCGAGGTGATGGCCCGCGACACCAAGCTGGGTCCGGAGGAAATCACGCGCGACATTCCGAACGTGTCGGAAGAGGCGCTGAAGAACCTCGACGAAGCCGGCATCGTCTATATCGGCGCGGAAGTGCGTGCCGGCGACATCCTGGTCGGCAAGATCACGCCGAAGGGCGAGAGCCCGATGACGCCGGAAGAGAAGCTGCTGCGCGCCATCTTCGGTGAGAAGGCCTCGGATGTCCGCGACACCTCGCTGCGGGTGCCGCCGGGCGTGCAGGGCACGATCGTCGAGGTCCGCGTGTTCAACCGCCACGGCGTCGACAAAGATGAGCGTGCGCTGGCGATCGAGCGGGAAGAGATCGAGCGTCTCGCCAAGGACCGTGACGACGAGCAGGCGATCCTGGACCGCAACGTCTACAGCCGTCTCGCCGACATGCTGGATGGCCGCCAGGGCATCTCCGGCCCGAAGGGGTTCAAGAAGGACACCAAGATCACCCGTGCGGTGCTCGACGAGTATCCGAAGTCGCAGTGGTGGCTGTTCGCGGCGTCGAACGACAAGCTGATGGCCGAGATCGAGGCCATGCGGAAGCAGTACGACGAGTCGAAGAAGGGCCTCGAGCAGCGCTTCCTCGACAAGGTCGAGAAGCTGCAGCGCGGCGACGAGCTGCCGCCGGGCGTCATGAAGATGGTCAAGGTCTTCGTCGCTGTGAAGCGCAAGATCCAGCCGGGCGACAAGATGGCCGGCCGTCACGGCAACAAGGGCGTCGTCTCCAAGATCGTTCCGATCGAGGACATGCCGTTCCTGGAGGACGGCACCCATGCGGACATCGTGCTGAACCCGCTGGGCGTGCCCTCGCGCATGAACGTCGGCCAGATCCTCGAGACCCATCTCGGCTGGGCCTGCGCCGGCCTCGGCAAGCGCATCGCCCAGACGGTCGATGCCTATCTGTCGAAGCAGGACGTCAAGCCGCTGAAGGAGACCTTGAAGCGGATCTATGGTGAGGACGAGACCATCAAGACGCTCAACGACAATGAGCTTCTTGAACTCGGTCACAATCTGAGCCGCGGCGTGCCGATCGCCACCCCAGTGTTCGACGGTGCCAAGGAGAGCGACATCGAGGAGATGTTGAAGCTCGCCGGAATGGATGCGTCCGGCCAGTCGACCGTCTATGACGGCCGCACCGGCGACCCGTTCGATCGCAAGGTCACCGTCGGCTACATCTACATGCTGAAGCTGCACCATCTGGTCGACGACAAGATCCATGCGCGTTCGATCGGCCCGTACTCGCTGGTCACCCAGCAGCCGCTGGGCGGAAAGGCCCAGTTCGGCGGCCAGCGCTTCGGCGAAATGGAGGTGTGGGCGCTCGAAGCCTATGGCGCGGCCTACACGCTGCAGGAGATGCTGACGGTGAAGTCGGACGACGTCGCCGGCCGCACCAAGGTCTACGAGGCGATCGTGCGCGGCGACGACACGTTCGAGGCCGGTATTCCGGAATCGTTCAACGTGCTGGTCAAGGAAATGCGCTCGCTCGGCCTCAACGTCGACCTGCACAACTCCAAGCTCGGACCGGCGCCGACGTCGGAAGCCGCCGAGTAGTTCAAGCGATCAAGCCCGGCCGCCTCAAGCGGCCGGGTGCAGGCGCCTTCCTCCCGCGGGTCGGGGCAGGGCGCCCTCTGCTGAGAGATTTTCGAATTTGCGGCTGACCCCCGATCGGTCCGCGAGGAGAATACGATGAACCAAGAAATTATGAATCTCTTCAATCCGACGACTCCGGCTCAGGTCTTCGACCAGATCCGGATCTCGATCGCATCGCCGGAAAAGATTCTGTCCTGGTCCTACGGCGAGATCAAGAAGCCGGAAACGATCAACTACCGCACCTTCAAGCCGGAGCGCGACGGTCTGTTCTGCGCCCGCATCTTCGGGCCGATCAAGGACTACGAGTGCTTGTGCGGCAAGTACAAGCGGATGAAGTACAAGGGCATCATCTGCGAGAAGTGCTCGGTCGAGGTGACGCTGTCGCGCGTCCGGCGCGAGCGCATGGGCCACATCGAGCTCGCCGCCCCCGTCGCGCACATCTGGTTCCTGAAGTCGCTGCCGTCGCGCATCGGCCTCCTGCTGGACATGACGCTGAAGGATCTCGAGCGGATCCTGTACTTCGAATACTACGTCGTCCTCGAGCCGGGTCTGACCGCGCTCAAGGACCGGCAGCTGCTGTCCGAGGACGAATACCTCAAGGCGCAGGACGAATACGGCCAGGACAGCTTCACCGCCATGATCGGCGCCGAGGCCATCCGTGAGCTGCTGCGCGGCCTCGAGCTGGAGAAGCTCGAGCAGACGCTGCGTGCCGAGATGCAGGAGACCGACTCCGACATCAAGCACAAGAAGCTCGCCAAGCGCCTGAAGATCGTCGAGGCCTTCCGCCACTCCGGCAACAAGCCGGAATGGATGATCATGACCGTCGTTCCGGTGATCCCGCCGGATCTGCGGCCGCTGGTGCCGCTCGATGGCGGCCGCTTCGCGACCTCGGATCTCAACGACCTCTATCGCCGCGTCATCAACCGCAACAACCGCCTGAAGCGGCTGATGGAGCTGCGCGCGCCGGATATCATCATCCGCAACGAGAAGCGCATGCTTCAGGAGGCGGTGGATGCGCTGTTCGACAACGGCCGCCGCGGCCGCGTCATCACCGGCGCCAACAAGCGTCCGTTGAAGTCGCTCGCCGACATGCTCAAGGGCAAGCAGGGCCGCTTCCGTCAGAACCTGCTCGGCAAGCGCGTCGACTATTCCGGCCGCTCGGTCATCGTCGTCGGTCCCGAGCTGCGCCTGCATCAGTGCGGCCTGCCGAAGAAGATGGCGCTCGAGCTGTTCAAGCCGTTCATCTACTCACGGCTCGACGCCAAGGGCCTGTCGACCACCGTCAAGCAGGCCAAGAAGCTGGTCGAGAAGGAGCGTCCGGAGGTCTGGGACATCCTTGACGAGGTCATCCGCGAGCATCCGGTGCTGCTGAACCGCGCGCCGACGCTGCATCGCCTCGGCATTCAGGCGTTCGAGCCGGTGCTGATCGAGGGCAAGGCGATCCAGCTGCATCCGCTGGTCTGCTCGGCCTTCAACGCCGACTTCGACGGCGACCAGATGGCCGTGCACGTCCCGCTGTCGCTCGAAGCGCAGCTGGAAGCGCGCGTCCTGATGATGTCGACCAACAACATCCTGCATCCGGCGAACGGCCAGCCAATCATCGTGCCGTCGCAGGACATCGTTCTCGGCCTCTACTACGTCTCGATCATGCGCGAAGGCATGCCCGGTCAGGGCATGACGTTCGGCAACATGGCCGAGCTCGAGCATGCGCTGCACGCCAAGGCTATCCATCTCCACAGCAAGATCAAGTATCGCTGGGAAGGGATGAACGAGGAAGGCAAGATCGCCAAGCGCTGGATCGAGACCACCGCGGGCCGCGTCATGCTCGGCAACCTCCTGCCGAAGCATCCGCGCGTGACCTTCGAGGTCATCAACAAGCTGATGACCAAGCGCGAGATCTCGGGCGTCATCGATCAGGTCTACCGTCACTGCGGTCAGAAGGAGACGGTGATCTTCTGCGACCGCATCATGGCGCTCGGCTTCTACAACGCCTTCAAGGCGGGCATCTCGTTCGGCAAGGACGACATGGTCGTGCCGGCCGGCAAGTGGAAGATCGTGGACACGACGCGTACGCTGGCGAAGGACTTCGAGCAGCAGTACAATGACGGCCTGATCACCCATGGCGAGAAGTATAACAAGGTCGTCGACGCCTGGTCGAAGGCCTCGGAAGAGATCGCCAAGGAGATGATGAAGGAGATCTCCGTCACCAAGAAGACGGCGACGGGGGCCGATGCCGACATCAACTCGATCTACATGATGTCTCACTCCGGTGCGCGTGGTTCGCCGGCACAGATGCGTCAGCTCGCCGGCATGCGCGGCCTGATGGCCAAGCCGTCGGGTGAGATCATCGAGACGCCGATCATCTCGAACTTCAAGGAAGGCCTCTCGGTTCTCGAGTACTTCAACTCGACTCACGGCGCCCGCAAGGGTCTCGCGGACACCGCGTTGAAGACCGCGAACTCGGGCTACCTGACCCGTCGTCTGGTCGACGTCGCGCAGGACTGCATCATCACGCAGGACGATTGCGGCACCCATCTCGGCATCAAGATGCGCGCGATCGTCGACGCCGGCACGCTGGTGGCCTCGCTCGGCTCGCGTATCCTCGGTCGCGTGCCTTGCGACGACGTGCGCGATCCCGCCACCAATGCGGTGCTGGTCAAGGCCGGCACCTTGATGGAGGAGAGCCACATCGACGCCATCCAGCAGGCCGGCGTGCAGGAGGTGAAGATCCGTTCGGCGCTGACCTGCGAGCTGGTCAACGGCATCTGCAAGATGTGCTACGGCCGCGACCTCGCGCGCGGTACGCCGGTCAACCATGGTGAGGCTGTCGGCGTCATCGCCGCGCAGTCGATCGGTGAGCCCGGCACCCAGCTGACGATGCGCACCTTCCACATCGGCGGCGCGGCGCAGCTGAACGAGCAGTCCTTCGTGGAATCGAACTTCGAAGGCAAGGTGGTCATCCGCAACAAGGCGATCGCTCGCAACAGCGAGGGTCACCTGATTGCGATGGTCCGCAACATGGTCGTGACGATCGTCGACCCCGACGGCACCGAGCGTGCGACGCACCGTATCCAGTACGGTTCGCGCATGCATGTGGACGACGGCGACATGATCAAGCGCGGCCAGCGCATCGCCGAGTGGGATCCTTACACCCGCCCGATCCTCACCGAGGCGGAGGGCACGATCGGGTTCGAGGATCTCACCGAAGGTCTGTCGATCTCGGAGACGCTCGACGAGTCCACCGGTATCGCCAAGCGCGTGGTCATCGACTGGCGTGGAACGCGCGGTGGCGCGGATCTGCGTCCGGCGATCGTGATCAAGGGCAAGGACGGCAAGGTGCTCAAGCTCGCCCGTGGCGGCGATGCCCGCTACATGCTGTCGGTCGACGCCATTCTGTCGGTCGACATCGGGGCGACGGTCAAGCCGGGCGACATCCTGGCGCGTATCTCGACCGAGAGCGCCAAGACGCGCGACATCACCGGCGGTCTGCCGCGGGTAGCGGAGCTGTTCGAAGCGCGCAAGCCGAAGGATGCCGCGATCATCGCCGAGATCGCCGGTACCATCCGGTTCGGCCGCGACTACAAGAACAAGCGTCGCATCTCGATCGAGCCGGTGGACAAGACCGAGGAGGCACGCGAGTACCTGATCCCGAAGGGCAAGCACATCCACCTTCAGGATGGCGACATCGTCGAGAAGGGTGACTTCATCGTCGAAGGCAACCCGGCGCCGCACGACATCCTGGCGATCAAGGGCATCGAGGAGCTCGCGGCCTATCTCGTCAACGAGATCCAGGAGGTCTACCGGCTGCAGGGCGTGCTCATCAACGACAAGCACATCGAGGTGATTGTCCGTCAGATGCTGCAGAAGATCGAGGTCACCGACCAGGGCGACACCGACATGATCGCCGGCGAGCAGGTCGACAAGATCGAGTTCGACGCGCTGAACGCGAAGGCGCAGGAGGAGGGCAAGAAGCCCGCCTCCGGCAATCCGGTTCTGCTCGGCATCACCAAGGCGAGCTTGCAGACCCGGTCGTTCTTCTCGGCGGCCTCGTTCCAGGAGACCACCCGCGTTCTCACCGAGGCGGCGGTGAACGGCAAGATCGATCCGCTCGAGGGTCTCAAGGAGAACGTCATCGTCGGCCGTCTCATCCCGGCCGGCACCGGCGCCTCCATGGCTCGCATCCGCGAGGTCGCTCTCAAGCGCGACAAGCTGATTCTCGACGAGCGCGAGAAGCAGGCCGCGATCGTGCCGTCGCAGCCCGAGCCGCAGCCGCTGGCGTTGCCGCCCGCGGAGTGAACAGAACGCTGCGGCAGCGCCTGACGGTGTCCGGTGCTGCCGTCCGTTCATCGACCTTAGAAAAGGCCGGCATTCGCCGGCCTTTTTTTGACAAGATATTCTCCCGTTGCCGCGCTGCTGCCCCGTTGTTCATCTTCCCTTCAGGCACAAAGGCGCTTCTGGGAGCATCAGATCCGCTGAGCTGATTCCCGTCCACTGCCGTGGCGCTGCGCCGATTTGCTCGGGCGCAAACCCTGTGCGGGCCGGATAGGCTATGGCCGATCGAGCCCCGAGGGTGGCAGGACCCGTGATACGGACGACCGGCGATATCGCAGACAGCCGGAGATGGCGGAATTTCTATGCTTGACCTTGCGATTGTTGGTGGCGGCCCGGGCGGCCTGATGAGCGCCTGGTATCTGCGGCGGAAGC
Proteins encoded in this window:
- the rpoC gene encoding DNA-directed RNA polymerase subunit beta', giving the protein MNQEIMNLFNPTTPAQVFDQIRISIASPEKILSWSYGEIKKPETINYRTFKPERDGLFCARIFGPIKDYECLCGKYKRMKYKGIICEKCSVEVTLSRVRRERMGHIELAAPVAHIWFLKSLPSRIGLLLDMTLKDLERILYFEYYVVLEPGLTALKDRQLLSEDEYLKAQDEYGQDSFTAMIGAEAIRELLRGLELEKLEQTLRAEMQETDSDIKHKKLAKRLKIVEAFRHSGNKPEWMIMTVVPVIPPDLRPLVPLDGGRFATSDLNDLYRRVINRNNRLKRLMELRAPDIIIRNEKRMLQEAVDALFDNGRRGRVITGANKRPLKSLADMLKGKQGRFRQNLLGKRVDYSGRSVIVVGPELRLHQCGLPKKMALELFKPFIYSRLDAKGLSTTVKQAKKLVEKERPEVWDILDEVIREHPVLLNRAPTLHRLGIQAFEPVLIEGKAIQLHPLVCSAFNADFDGDQMAVHVPLSLEAQLEARVLMMSTNNILHPANGQPIIVPSQDIVLGLYYVSIMREGMPGQGMTFGNMAELEHALHAKAIHLHSKIKYRWEGMNEEGKIAKRWIETTAGRVMLGNLLPKHPRVTFEVINKLMTKREISGVIDQVYRHCGQKETVIFCDRIMALGFYNAFKAGISFGKDDMVVPAGKWKIVDTTRTLAKDFEQQYNDGLITHGEKYNKVVDAWSKASEEIAKEMMKEISVTKKTATGADADINSIYMMSHSGARGSPAQMRQLAGMRGLMAKPSGEIIETPIISNFKEGLSVLEYFNSTHGARKGLADTALKTANSGYLTRRLVDVAQDCIITQDDCGTHLGIKMRAIVDAGTLVASLGSRILGRVPCDDVRDPATNAVLVKAGTLMEESHIDAIQQAGVQEVKIRSALTCELVNGICKMCYGRDLARGTPVNHGEAVGVIAAQSIGEPGTQLTMRTFHIGGAAQLNEQSFVESNFEGKVVIRNKAIARNSEGHLIAMVRNMVVTIVDPDGTERATHRIQYGSRMHVDDGDMIKRGQRIAEWDPYTRPILTEAEGTIGFEDLTEGLSISETLDESTGIAKRVVIDWRGTRGGADLRPAIVIKGKDGKVLKLARGGDARYMLSVDAILSVDIGATVKPGDILARISTESAKTRDITGGLPRVAELFEARKPKDAAIIAEIAGTIRFGRDYKNKRRISIEPVDKTEEAREYLIPKGKHIHLQDGDIVEKGDFIVEGNPAPHDILAIKGIEELAAYLVNEIQEVYRLQGVLINDKHIEVIVRQMLQKIEVTDQGDTDMIAGEQVDKIEFDALNAKAQEEGKKPASGNPVLLGITKASLQTRSFFSAASFQETTRVLTEAAVNGKIDPLEGLKENVIVGRLIPAGTGASMARIREVALKRDKLILDEREKQAAIVPSQPEPQPLALPPAE
- the rpoB gene encoding DNA-directed RNA polymerase subunit beta; translation: MAQQTFTGRKRVRKFFGHIKEVAEMPNLIEVQKASYDQFLMVDEPTGGRPDEGLQAVFRSVFPISDFSGTSMLEFVRYEFEPPKYDVDECRQRGMTFAAPLKVTLRLIVFDIDEETGAKSVKDIKEQDVYMGDIPLMTMNGTFIVNGTERVIVSQMHRSPGVFFDHDKGKTHSSGKLLFAARVIPYRGSWLDIEFDAKDIVFARIDRRRKLPVTSLMFALGLDGEQILATFYKKLIYKRIKEGWRVPFDANRFRGYSTVNDLIDADTGKVVLEAGKKLTVRAARQLQEKGLKALRMSDEELLGNYIAEDLVNPKTGEIYAEAGEEITDKLFKVLNEQGYKDLPLLDIDHVNVGPYIRNTLSADKNMTREDALFDIYRVMRPGEPPTLDSAQAMFQSLFFDAERYDLSAVGRVKMNMRLELDAPDTQRTLRKEDILAVIKTLVDLRDGKGEIDDIDHLGNRRVRSVGELMENQYRIGLLRMERAIKERMSSVDIDTVMPQDLINAKPAAAAVREFFGSSQLSQFMDQTNPLSEITHKRRLSALGPGGLTRERAGFEVRDVHPTHYGRICPIETPEGPNIGLINSLATFARVNKYGFVETPYRKVKDGRVTDEVVYLSAMEEGRYRVAQANVPLDAKGRFTEDLVVCRHAGEVVPMTPDKVDYMDVSPKQLVSVAAALIPFLENDDANRALMGSNMQRQAVPLVRAEAPFVGTGMEGVVARDSGAAIAARRSGVIDQIDATRVVIRATEDLDPTKSGVDIYRLMKFQRSNQSTCINQRPLVKVGDIVKKGDIIADGPSTDLGELALGRNVLVAFMPWNGYNFEDSILLSERIVKEDVFTSIHIEEFEVMARDTKLGPEEITRDIPNVSEEALKNLDEAGIVYIGAEVRAGDILVGKITPKGESPMTPEEKLLRAIFGEKASDVRDTSLRVPPGVQGTIVEVRVFNRHGVDKDERALAIEREEIERLAKDRDDEQAILDRNVYSRLADMLDGRQGISGPKGFKKDTKITRAVLDEYPKSQWWLFAASNDKLMAEIEAMRKQYDESKKGLEQRFLDKVEKLQRGDELPPGVMKMVKVFVAVKRKIQPGDKMAGRHGNKGVVSKIVPIEDMPFLEDGTHADIVLNPLGVPSRMNVGQILETHLGWACAGLGKRIAQTVDAYLSKQDVKPLKETLKRIYGEDETIKTLNDNELLELGHNLSRGVPIATPVFDGAKESDIEEMLKLAGMDASGQSTVYDGRTGDPFDRKVTVGYIYMLKLHHLVDDKIHARSIGPYSLVTQQPLGGKAQFGGQRFGEMEVWALEAYGAAYTLQEMLTVKSDDVAGRTKVYEAIVRGDDTFEAGIPESFNVLVKEMRSLGLNVDLHNSKLGPAPTSEAAE